CTGTTGCAGGGCCTGACCATCGGCAAACTGGTCAAGCACGCCACCCGTGACGAGCCGACGACCGTGGCTGAACCCGCACACTGATGTATCACCGCAGCGCCGTCGTGAACCTCCTCACGACGGACCGCACAGCAAATCAAGCAGATGTCGCATCGCCAATGGGCGGTGCGGCGTCGAGCCATGCATCACCACCAACTCGCGCGCATGACGCTGCCCGTCCTCGACCGGTAACACGTACATCCCTTCCAGCATCATCCCGGCCCACTGCGGCACCAGCGATACCCCCATCCCCTGCGCGACCAGCATGACGATCGTTTCCAGCGCATCCAGTTCGCACAGCACGTTGGGCTCGATGGCCTGTTCATCGAGGTAGCGCTGAGCAATCTGCCCACCCCACGAGCGTGCGTCATAACGAATGAACGGATGAACGCGCAACAGCGTTTCCAGCGACTGCCCGGCGTACGCGGCTGGAGCCACCAGAATCAGCGGCTCTACCTTGAGTACGACCAGTGCCAATGCCTTGGGCGGCTGGAATGGAGGCCTGACCAGAATCGCTGCGTCCAACTCCCCTGCAAGCACCTTCTCGTAAAGACTTTTCGAGTCACCCGGGGTGATCTTCAGCTTCAAATCAGGTGCTGTAAGCGCCAATCGTTCGATCAAGGTGGGTAACACGCCGGTCAGCGCTGTGGAAATTGCACCGATTGTCAGTTCACCGGCCACCCCATCGGGATGCAGATCGCTCTGTAGATCCTGGGCCAATTCGATGATCGCCCTGATTTTCGGCAGAATCAGCAGGCACTGGTCCGAGGGCCGGGCAGCGTGCGCGGTACGCAGCAGTAACGTGCAACCCAGCAATCTTTCGAGCGCCTGCACGCGCTGACTGATAGCCGCCGCAGTGCGACTCTCGCGCCGTGCCGCTGCCGCAATCGAACCGGTCTCGACCACCGCCACCAGACTTTTCAGAAACCGTACATCCATAAGTTTTCCTTTCGCTCAGAACAAGGCGAAGTCGTTATGCCCCGCCGCACGGTCTGTTTACCCTGAGCGCTCCTTCACTTGGGGACATCGCATGAACAGACCTTTTCACGCTGCATATCATGTTTGCGACCTGGAACAGGCGCGGACTTTTTATCGAGATGTGTTGGGCTGCACCGAAGGCCGCAGTACCGAGACATGGGTCGACTTCGACTTTTTCGGCAATCAGCTCTCGCTTCATGTGGGCACGCCCTTCACCACGACCCGTACCGGCCAGGTTGGCGATCACAAAGTATTGATGCCGCACATTGGCGTCGTCCTGCCGTTGGAGGAGTGGCTGGAGCTGGCCGATCGTTTGAGCCGCCTCGGCACAACGTTTGAAATCCCTCCGGTGATCCGCTTCGCCGGCGAACCCGGCGAGCAGCGCACGATGTTCTTTCTCGATCCCAGCGGCAATCCGATCGAGGTCAAGGGTTTCAAGGACTTCGACGGTCTCTTCGCACACTGAGCTTCACCCCAACAAACACAACAACAAAAGGGGCACATCATGACTACCAGGAAACCCACCAGTCTGGTCACCCGCATCATGCTCGGGCTGGCAGCCGGAATAATCGTCGGCATCCTTCTCAACCAGTTTCCCGAACACAAGATCTGGTTCATCGACAATCTGCTGCAACCGGCCGGTGACCTGTTCATCAGGCTGATGAAAATGATCGTTGTACCGTTGGTCTTTGCGTGCATGGTCGTCGGCATCGCCGGGGCAGGCAGCACCAGGGCATTGGGCCGGGTCGGGATAAAGACGCTGGTTTATTTCTTTACCATCACCAGCATTGCCATCGTCTTCGGACTGATCGTCGGCAATGTTTTTCAGCCCGGCGCCGGCGCGGACTTCAGCAGCACCCTGCAATCACCGGCCATTGGTCTGGCGAATACG
The Pseudomonas fluorescens genome window above contains:
- a CDS encoding LysR family transcriptional regulator; this encodes MDVRFLKSLVAVVETGSIAAAARRESRTAAAISQRVQALERLLGCTLLLRTAHAARPSDQCLLILPKIRAIIELAQDLQSDLHPDGVAGELTIGAISTALTGVLPTLIERLALTAPDLKLKITPGDSKSLYEKVLAGELDAAILVRPPFQPPKALALVVLKVEPLILVAPAAYAGQSLETLLRVHPFIRYDARSWGGQIAQRYLDEQAIEPNVLCELDALETIVMLVAQGMGVSLVPQWAGMMLEGMYVLPVEDGQRHARELVVMHGSTPHRPLAMRHLLDLLCGPS
- a CDS encoding VOC family protein, which codes for MNRPFHAAYHVCDLEQARTFYRDVLGCTEGRSTETWVDFDFFGNQLSLHVGTPFTTTRTGQVGDHKVLMPHIGVVLPLEEWLELADRLSRLGTTFEIPPVIRFAGEPGEQRTMFFLDPSGNPIEVKGFKDFDGLFAH